The sequence AGGCGCGCGGTGCGTTCGGCGCCCTGGGGCGTCCAGTGCTGGTCGCCCTTGAAGTAGTAATCCGGGGTTCCGGCCTGGGCCTCCAGGAGGCTCGCCAGGTCAGGCACCCAGATATCCAGCTTGCGCAGGCGCGCCAGGGTCGCGCGGTAGTTCTCCCGCGCCTGGGCCTGGTCGAAGCGGGCGCGATCGGCCGGCTGCAGCTTGTCGCCGTGAATCAGCCCGCGACTGGGCGGGTAGACCACCAGCAACTCTGTGCCGTTGTGCTTCAGGGCATTGCGCAGGCGCTCCAGCTGCTTGTAGCTGTAGTCGTCCAGGCCGAACTGGCTGCGCAGGTCCTGGGCACGGCTGAACAGCCAGCCGTCGCGGGCCTCGACCAGGCCACCCAGGCCCGCCAGGCCGGGCAGGCTCGGATCGAGGCTGGCCGCCGCCGGGCACAGGCTGCAGCAGGCCTCGGCCTGGTAGGTCGGCGGCGCGGCGCGCAAGTCGCTGGCGGCCACCAGCAGAGTGGCCGCGATCAGGTAGGTAGCTCGGTTCATCGCCTCACTCCTTGCTGGCCAGGCTGCCGGCGGGCTCGATCAGCACCGCCCGCTGCTGGCGCAGCAGAATGTCCATGATTTCGCCCTGGTGTTCGCCCAGCAGGCCGCTGAAGGAAATGCCCGAGGATTTCTGCGGCGCGAGGATGTTCAAGCGGTACAGCTCGAGCCGGGTCGGCGAGTGCACCGAAATCGGACTGGAGCCGTTGCCCACCAGTTGGTCGCCGACGATGCGCAGCGACACCCTGGGATCGAAGGGGTCTTCCTCCAGGTCACGGTGGGTGCCACGCAGGTCCTTGATGTGGCCGTAGATGCCGGTGAGCTTGTTGGCCGCCAGGAGGTTGCCGTAGAGGCTCACGTCCAGGCTGTTGCGCACCCGGATGCCGTGCCGCTCGTTGTTCGTGCTGCGGTTCTGCCAGAGCAGGTTGTGCGGGCTTTCGTAGAGGGTGATGCCGTCGGACAGGTTCTTGTAGGTTTCGTTGAAGGCCACGACGTTGTTGACGCTGCTGCGGTCCAGGACGATGCCCGAGAGCTGGTTGTGGTGGGAGCGGTTGTTGATGATCCAGCTGTCGTTGACCTCGCGGGAAATGATGATGCCGTGTTTCTTGCGGGTCCCGAAGGCTTCGTTCTCGGCAATGATCAGCCGCCGCGAGCGGTCGTGGGGGTCGATGCCGTAGACGATGTTGTGCTCGTAGGTGTTGCCGCGTATCACCACGTCGTCGGCCTCGTAGCAGTAGAAGCCGTACCACATGTCGATGAAGCGCGAGTTCAGCAGCCAGCCGGTGGGCCGCGCGCGCCTCATCTTCGGCGCCATGCTCGGGCTGTACTGGGAGATGGAGAAGCCGTAGGCCTTGCTGGCGTCGTAGCCGAAGCTCTGGATCACGCTGTCGACCACATAGGTTTCGGTGCCGCCCCAGGCCAGGAAATACGGGCGGAACTCCTTGCCGTCGCGCCAGAACGCCGGGGTGCCCTCCTTCTCGCGCCAGGCGGTCACCCGGGTTCCGGTGATGAACATCCTCCCGTCGTTGACCAGGAAGGCACCGGCCTCCTGGGACAGGCGCAGCTCGCGGGTAGCGCGGTCGATATGCAGGGTGGCGCCAGGCCGCACGATGATCGGCAGACGCGCCAGGTAGACGCCGGGCTCGGTCTCGGCGAAGAGATTGTCTGGCAGCTGCCTGGCCAACTCGGCGGTGTTCAGGTAACCGTTCTCGATGAAGATCGCCTGGGGCATGCGCTTCTGCCGCACCACCCATTCCTTGAGGCGTTCGTCGCCGCCGATGAACTCGTCCAGGGCGTCCTCATGGAGCATGTCCTTGACCACCACCCGGCCCGCCGGCGGACGCTGGATCTTCGCTTCGACGGCGGCGGCGGTGTAGCCGGAAAGATCCGGCAGCGCGGGCGGGGCCATGTCCAGGGTCTCCCCGGGTTCCGCGCTGAGGCGGTAGCCGTCGGCAAGCATGTCGGCGCTGGCCAGGGTGCAGGCCAGCCAGCCGGCCAGCGCGAGTCCCACCTTGATCGTCCGTTGCATCGTCCCGTTCTCCGTCAAATGCGCCAGATGAAGTCGACAAAGGCGCGGTGCATGGTGGAATCCGCGTCATCGCCGTAGGCGTCGCCGGGGAAGAACAACCCCAGGCGCATGCGCACCAGCGCCGAGGGTTCGTCGACCCAATCCAGTCCCGGCGGCACCAGGCCGCCCTTGATGTAGTAGGTGGCGACCAGGTCGAGTTCCTGGCCGAGGTCCTTGTCGCCGTCCACCAGGTTGGCGCTGAGGCCGGAATCGCCGGTGGGCTGGTCGTCGTCCAGGCGCCAGAAGCGGTGGTAGACCAGGCTGGCGTCGTAGTCCTCGCGCGCCGCCAGAGAGCCATAGAGGGTGGCCACCTGGATGTTGGTCAGCTCGCCGCGAAACGCCTCGCCGAAGCGGTGCACGCGGGTGCGGGTGCCGGTGAAGCTGGAGCGGTTGCTTTCCAGGCCCGGCTGCAC is a genomic window of Pseudomonas resinovorans NBRC 106553 containing:
- the algG gene encoding mannuronan 5-epimerase AlgG, producing MQRTIKVGLALAGWLACTLASADMLADGYRLSAEPGETLDMAPPALPDLSGYTAAAVEAKIQRPPAGRVVVKDMLHEDALDEFIGGDERLKEWVVRQKRMPQAIFIENGYLNTAELARQLPDNLFAETEPGVYLARLPIIVRPGATLHIDRATRELRLSQEAGAFLVNDGRMFITGTRVTAWREKEGTPAFWRDGKEFRPYFLAWGGTETYVVDSVIQSFGYDASKAYGFSISQYSPSMAPKMRRARPTGWLLNSRFIDMWYGFYCYEADDVVIRGNTYEHNIVYGIDPHDRSRRLIIAENEAFGTRKKHGIIISREVNDSWIINNRSHHNQLSGIVLDRSSVNNVVAFNETYKNLSDGITLYESPHNLLWQNRSTNNERHGIRVRNSLDVSLYGNLLAANKLTGIYGHIKDLRGTHRDLEEDPFDPRVSLRIVGDQLVGNGSSPISVHSPTRLELYRLNILAPQKSSGISFSGLLGEHQGEIMDILLRQQRAVLIEPAGSLASKE